In Mus caroli chromosome 16, CAROLI_EIJ_v1.1, whole genome shotgun sequence, the sequence tgaaggcagacagcagactggcatcctcaggcagcttgGAGGATGCTCCCCACagttccaacaagaccacacctactccaacaaggccactccctggCCAAGCATTGAacccaccatacccagcttctgATTAGGTGACCTGTCCCAAGAAacttaggtgtggccttggagctCAAGACCCCTCAGGGTAGGTAGCCCTCATCTTTGACATTGGTAAAAACCTTGTACACAGACCCTCAGACACGTCTCCCCTATGCCTTTCTGGGGCAAGATCTGTACAGGTGTCTGGGTAGTCAATATTGAGAATTCTTTTTGAAGCCCTTCCCATTTGACCAGTCATGTTCCCTAACCACATTCGCGCACCCCTCCCCAAGCCCAAGGACCAAGAGGCAAGAATGGGATGAGTTTTCAACATTTATTGACAGGTGGCATTGTTCCTTAGCAGGCTCCTGTTTTTCATCGGACGGTGGCATTTTTCAAGATGTGGCGAGATGCTCTTGAAGTCTGGTAAAATTCTCAGGCAGGAGTTTTGATGGACTTGCTATTCTGTGCATCTAGTATTTTTTACACCTTATGGTGTATGAGCGGCGGCGACGGCAGCATCCTGGAAAGGTAAGAAAAGTGGTGAGAGAGACTCCCAGACTGCCCCCAATCCTGCACCccccacagcccagcccagccctctaCTCACTTCGCCTCCTCCGCCGGCAGCATCGCCTCCTCCGTCTGCGACATCTTCGCCT encodes:
- the Prm1 gene encoding sperm protamine P1, with amino-acid sequence MARYRCCRSKSRSRCRRRRRRCRRRRRRCCRRRRRRCCRRRRSYTIRCKKY